The window GTATTCTCTGTGATCGGCTCGCAGGTTCTCGCACAAGGGCGAAAGACACGCCTTGCCGCGGCACGTCCCGCGCACGAGCTGGGCTCTGCACGACGGCTCATAGAAGTTCGCCGTCGGCCCGCCGACATCGTGAATATAGCCCTTGAAATCGGGCAGGGCGATGAGCCGCTCCGCCTCGCGCAGCAGGGACTCCTTGCTCCTATGCTGGATGATGCGCCCCTGATGCGACACGATGGCGCAGAAATGACAGCCGCCGAAGCAGCCCCTCTGGCTGACGAGGCTGAACTTGACCTCGGCGATGGCGGGCACGCCGCCCGCCTTGTCGTATACGGGATGCCACGTATAGCGATACGGCAGTTCGTAGATCTCGTCCATCTCTTCCGTCGTCAAGGGCAGCGCCGGAGGATTCTGCACGACGCAGATCTCTTCGTTCTGCTGGATGAGCCTGCGCCCGCGCAGGGGGTCCTGCTCCAGATATTCGACGCGGAAGGCGTCGGCAAACTGCGCCTTGTCCTTCGCGACCTTCTCATAGGGCGGCAGTTCCACATAGTCCCATACATAGTCGCGGTTCGGTACGCGGTAGCAGGTACCGCGCACATCCTGCACGTTCTCGATCGCGACGCCCGCATGAAGTTCGGCGGCGATCTCGACGATCTGCTTCTCTCCCATGCCGTAGATCAAGAGGTCTGCGCCGCTCTCTAAGAGGATGGACGGGCGCACCTCATCGCGCCAATAGTCGTAATGCGCCATGCGGCGCAGGCTCGCCTCGATGCCGCCGATGATGACGGGAATCTCACCCCAAGCCTCACGCAACCGCTTCACATAGACGCTGACAGCGCGCTCAGGCCTGCAATTCATGCGTCCGCCAGGTGAATAGGCGTCCTGCCGGCGCAGTTTCTTCGCCGCCGTGAAGCGTGCGAGAACGGAATCGAGATTGCCGCTCGATACAAGAAAGGCAAGCCGAGGCTTGCCTAAACGTCGAAAATCTTTTGCACTGTGCCAATCGGGCTGGGCGATGATGCCGACGCGATAGCCGTGCGCTTCGAGCACGCGGCAGATGATCGCAGTGCCGAAGCCCGGATGGTCGACATAGGCGTCGCCCGAAACGAAGATGAAATCAAGCTCGTCCCAGCCTCTTGCCTCCATGTCCGTCCGGCTCATCGGCAAAAAATCCTTCACGCTTCCAACCATCGATCACTTCGCCGTATTCTCTTTGGTAAAGGTCTTCTCCACCACTTCACCCTTCTGCCCGATCGCGCCCATGTCCTTGCCATTCAGAGAATAGTTGAGCGCTCCGGCATTGCCCGCCGTGATGCGCACCTTGTCCTTGCCCTTGAGCGTCAAGACCTTGCCCTTTTCAGCCGTCCCCTCGAACTCCGTCTTGCCGTCAACGACAACTTCCGTCCAGCAGCGATCGGTGAAACTGAGCTTCACCTCTACACCGTCAGCCGCCGCCTTCGGCGCGGCCTCCGTCTGCTTCTGTCCCGGCTTCTGCCCCTGCTGCGTCTGCGTCTTTGCACGCGGCGCGGGAGCGCTCGGCTCTTCGTCCCCGCCGAAGGCGATGAGCGCCGCGAAGGCAACGACGAAGACGGCCACCGCCACCATCAGAGCATTGCGAACGCCATGGGAGCTCTTCTCCATCGGATAACTTTCAAGCGAGGTGATCTTCGGCCCTCGGTATTCTTCCCTGTTCTTTTCTGACGACTGCTCCTGCCTCGCTTCTTCCGCAGAAGAAGACCCCGCCACTTGCATCTCTTCCTGCGGATGCATCTCTTCATTGAAAGCGTTTACAATCTCGTTGGCATTAAGCTTCAAATAGTTTGCATAATTGCGGACAAAGCCCTTCGCATAGACCTCGCCGGGCAATGTCTTGTATTCGCCTTTCTCGATTGCATCTATATATAAAGCGCGTATGCTCGTAGCCTTTTCAATATCCTTGATCGATAAATTCTGCCTCTCGCGTTCCCTGCGCAGAAGATCGCCTATCATCGAAATTCATCCTTTCCGAAAGCTTCCCAATAAAACTTCCCATTCCATTATACCGTCATAGAAGAGAAAAGACAATAAGCGCGAAAAGCACGCGGTGCAAGAATAGGAATTGAGTCTCAATAAAAGACTCGCGCCGCAGCAAGCAGCGCGAGCCTTCGATTCCTATAGTCAGAGAAGAACCTTGTGCGAGAGGTTCACACGTCCCTGCTTGTCGATCTCGACGACCTTGACTTCAAGCTCATCGCCTTCATGCACGACGTCCTCGACCTGAGCGACACGATGGCGTGCAAGCTGGGAGATGTGGCAAAGCCCCTCCTTGCCCGGCAGGATCTCAACGAAGGCGCCGAAGTTCATGATGCGCGTGACCTTGCCCTTGTAAACAGCGCCGACCTCCACATCGCGCACGATATCCTCGATGATCTGCTGCGCCTTCTTTGCGCCCTCGCCGTCCGCCGCCGCGATGAAGATCGTGCCGTCCTCCTGGATGTCGATCTGCGCACCCGTCTCGTCAATGATCTTCTTGATCGTCTTGCCGCCCGAGCCGATGACCTCGCGGATCTTGTCGACATGGATCTTCATGACCGTGACGCGCGGCGCATAGGGCGAGAGATCGGCCGCCGGCTTGTCGATGACGGCGAGCATCTTCTCTAAGATGAAGGCGCGGCCGCGCTTCGCCTGCGAGAGCGCCGAAAGGAGAATGTCGCGCGTGATGCCGGCAATCTTGATGTCCATCTGGATCGCCGTCACGCCCTTCTCCGTGCCCGCGACCTTGAAGTCCATATCGCCGAGCGCGTCCTCCATGCCCTGGATATCCGTCAGGATCGTATAGTGGTCACCGTCCTTGACGAGTCCCATGGCGACGCCCGACACGGGACGCTTGATCGGAACGCCCGCGTTCATCAGCGAGAGCGTGCTGCCGCAGACGCTTCCCATGGAGCTTGAGCCGTTCGACTCCAAGACCTCCGACACGAGGCGGATCGTATAGGGGAACTCATCGAGCGAGGGAATCATGGGCAGGAGCGCACGCTCCGCCAGAGCGCCGTGACCGATCTCGCGCCTGCCGGGACCGCGTGCAGGCCGTGCCTCGCCGACGCTGTAGCCGGGGAAGTTGTACTGATGAATGTAGTGCTTCGACTGCTCGGGACCGAGACCGTCGATGATCTGCTCGTCGCCGACGGAGCCGAGCGTCGTGATCGTGAGTACCTGCGTCTGTCCGCGCGTGAAAAGCCCCGAGCCGTGCGTGCGCGGCAAAAGGCCAACCTCGCAGCTCACGGGGCGCACCTCATCGAGCGCACGCCCGTCGGGACGGATCTTCTCGTGCGTGATCATGCGGCGCACGCTCTCCTTGACGATCTTGTGCGTGACGGCGGCGATCTCCTTGGCGTTCTCGGGATAGTCCGCAAGGAAATGCTCCAGAACCTCCGCGCCGATGGCGGCGATATGCTCGTCGCGGTCGAGCTTGTCGGGATTGCGCACAGCTTCGTCGAGACGCGAAGAAGCGTAGTCGCGAATCGCCCGATCGAGTTCTTCCGGCGCGAGGAAGAGCTTGACTTCGCGCTTCTCCTTGCCGCAGGCAGCGGCGATCTCCTGCTGGAACTCGACGATGCGCTGAATCTCCTTGTGCCCGAAGAGGATCGCTTCGAGGATGACTTCCTCGGGAAGCTCGTTCGCTCCCGCCTCGACCATCATGACGGCGTCGTGCGAGCCGGCAACCGTCAGATTCAAGTCGGAAACTGCACGCTGCGCCTCCGTCGGATTGATGACGAGTTCGCCGTCGACGCGGCCGACCTTGACGCCTGCGATCGGTCCGGCAAACGGGATGTCCGAGACGCAAAGAGCGCACGAAGCGCCGATCATGCCTGCGATCTCGGGAGCATTGTCCTGGTCGACGCAGAGCACCGTCGCGATGATCTGCACATCGTTGCGGAAACCCTCGGGAAACAGCGGGCGGATCGGGCGGTCGATGAGACGGCTGCAAAGAATCGCCGATTCGCTCGGGCGGCCTTCGCGCTTGATGAAGCCGCCCGGAATCTTGCCGGCAGCGTACATCTTTTCTTCGAAGTCAACCGTCAGCGGAAAGAAGTCGATGCCCTCGCGCGGCTCTGCCGACGCAGTCGCCGCGACGAGAACTGCCGTATCGCCGTAACGGACAAGAACGGAGCCGTTCGCCTGCTTCGCCATCTTTCCCTGCTCGATGATCAGCGGACGGCCTCCAACCTGCATTTCAAAACTCTGCATTTGAGTTCCTCCTAAATTTTCACTCTTTGATTCATGACCTTATTCGACAAAAAAACGCATTATCCTTGCCACATGCAAAAAAAGGCGGGGAAAAATCCCCGCCTCTCTCTTACTTCCTCAAGTTCAGTTTTGCGATAATCGCGCGATAGCGCTCGATGTCACTGTTGTAGAGGTAGCTCAGAAGCCTCCTGCGATGACCGACCATCTTCAAAAGACCGCGTCTCGAATGGTGATCCTTCTTGTGCTCTTTCAGATGCTCCGTGAGGTAGACGATACGCGCCGTCAAGAGCGCGATCTGCACCTCGGGCGAACCCGTGTCGCCTTCGTGTACGGCATTTTCCTCGATGATCTTCTGCTTTGCTTCCTGTGTCAGCATGAATAAGCCCTCCTAAGCGTCTTTCTTTTCTCCTGCAGCCACGGCGTCGTCGGAGAAATCGGCGTCGTAGCTGCGGAATTCCTTAAAACTTCTCTGGCATTATAGCACAGTTCCTTCGCCCTTGCAAGCCTTCGACATGCGCGTTCCGGCATATATCCGGCCTCAAAGACCGAGTTTCCTGCTGTAGTCTCCGAGGTAGCGCTCGAAGTTGACGCCGTAGCGGATGTCCGTACCCGCCTCCTTCGTCCAGGCGATGCACTCCACCGTATAGTCGACGGCGATGCGTGCGGCCTCCGCGATCGGCTTGCCGCCGACCGCCGCGCCGACGAAGGCGCTGCCGAACACATCGCCCGTGCCGTGGTAACTGCCCGGAATGTTCTTGCCGAGGACATAGCAAACATTGTCCGCCGCCGCATCATAAACCGCCGCGCCAAGTTCCTTGTCGTCAAAATAGACGCCCGTCAGCACGATATGCTTGACGGGAATCGCCTTCGCCAGGCGGCGCAGCAAACCTTCCACATACTCGCGCGTGTAGGGACCTTCCGCGTAGTCCTCGCCGAGCATGAACGCTGCCTCCGTCATGTTGGGCAGAATGATGTCCGCCTTGGAGCAAAGCCCCTTCATCGCCGGCGGGAATGTCTCGTCGAAAATGGAATAAAGCTTGCCGCCGTCCGCCATCACAGGGTCGACGACGAGCAGCGTATCCTTGTCCGCCAAGGCGGAGAAAGCATCGCCGACAAGCTTGATCTGCTCGAAAGAGCCGAGAAAGCCCGTGTAGATGCCGTCGAATTTCAGACGAAGCGACTGCCAATGCGCGACCATCGGCGAGATGTCCTCGGTCAAGTCACGATAGGTGAAGCCCGTGAAGCCGCCCGTATGCGTCGACAAGACCGCCGTCGGCAGCACCGAGCACTCGACGCCCGCCGCCGATATGATCGGCAAAGCCACCGTCAGCGAGCACTTCCCCACGCCCGAAATATCATGAATCGCCAAGACTCTCTTCTGTCTTTCCATTTTTATAGCCTCTTTTCAATCTTCAAGTGGGAGAGGTATTTGAGAAAGCACTGATAAATTCAGCGCTTCCTTGATGACTGCTTCCACATCATCCCCCTCAAGGTCTTTTCATTCTACCACGAAACCCCAAGAAGTCAAACCCAAAGGGTGCAGGCTGATTGGCTAGGTTTCTGGTAAGGGCGGCGCACTATGTCCACAAAGTGGACGTTTGTGCGTGTAGTTCGCCGTGAAACCCCAAGAAGTCAAACCCAAAGGGTGCAGGCTGATTGGCTAGGTTTCTGGTAAGGGCGGCGCACTATGTCCACAAAGTGGACGTTTGTGCGTGTAGTTCGCCGTGAACGTCCATGAAGTCAAGCAGAAGGCGCAAATCGTCGCCTTATTTCAGGCAGGGAGCATGGAAGAATCGCTCTTCTCGCTCGGCTTGACGCAAGGAAATGGAGAATGATATACTCAAGAAAACGAAAGATTCTCTGGAAAGGAGCTTGATTTCCATGACCACGCTTGCCATACAGATTGATGATGCCAATGCCCGCATACTGGAAGATTATGCACGATCGAACAAGATCACGATTGACAGCTGCATCAACAAATTGATTGCCGAACTTCACCAGCGAGAAAGAACCGCCTACCTCAAGATGCTTGAAGAAAGCAACCAAGCGCTTCGCGAAGGCCGCACGATCACGAAGACGTTTGCTGAGCTTAAGGCCATGGAACATGAGTAATATCACCTTTACAGAACCCGCATTTGCACAATATCTCTATTGGCAAACGCAAGACAAGCGTACGCTGAAAAAAATCAATCAACTTCTGCAGAGCATCGACCGCGACGGCGTCTTGAACGGACTTGGCAAGCCTGAAGTGCTGAAGCACCTCGGCGGCGATTTCAGCAGACGCATCGACGAACAAAATCGTCTCGTATACACCGTCGAAGGCGATAATATCATCGTAAAAGCCTGCAAAGGGCACTATTGAAACCAAAGAAAAAACTTCAAACACATATCAAAAGAGGCAGCACCGACTCACAAAGGGTCGGTTGCTGCCTCTTTTATTCCTTATCTCACACGCCGAAATGGCCGATCCCTACGCCGATTTTCTGCGCAAGCTCTTCTATGTCGTCGGTGCCCGTTTCCATTCCTGCAAAAAGCGGGATGGCGGCGCACGTTCTGGCATCGTCCAAGGCGCGGTGATGGCGGAAGTTGATATTGAGGTGTACGCCTACGGTGTTGAGTTTGTGATCGTCAAGAGCAGGCCAGACCTTGCGTGCGATACGCACGGTGCAGCATGTGCGAAAATCTGGTGCCTGCAGGCGATTGGCAAGGAGCGATGCCTTGAGCACACCCATGTCGAAGGACGCATTGTGCGCGACGACGATCTTGCCAGCAAGGCGCTCCTTCAGCTCTTCCCAGACCTCGGCGAAGGTCGGCGCATCTGCCACATCCTTAGGGCTTATGCCGTGGATGCCGATGTTGAAGCTGTCGAAGCGAAGTCCGGGCGGCTGAATGAGCGTCGTCCACCCTTCCTTTAGCTGTCCGTCCCGCACCTCTACGGTAGCCACGCTGCAGGCGGAGTTCATGCTGCCCGTCGCCGTTTCAAAATCAATCGCGATATAGTTCATCATGGCGATCACCTCGCAAAAC of the Selenomonas sputigena genome contains:
- a CDS encoding YgiQ family radical SAM protein, which gives rise to MVGSVKDFLPMSRTDMEARGWDELDFIFVSGDAYVDHPGFGTAIICRVLEAHGYRVGIIAQPDWHSAKDFRRLGKPRLAFLVSSGNLDSVLARFTAAKKLRRQDAYSPGGRMNCRPERAVSVYVKRLREAWGEIPVIIGGIEASLRRMAHYDYWRDEVRPSILLESGADLLIYGMGEKQIVEIAAELHAGVAIENVQDVRGTCYRVPNRDYVWDYVELPPYEKVAKDKAQFADAFRVEYLEQDPLRGRRLIQQNEEICVVQNPPALPLTTEEMDEIYELPYRYTWHPVYDKAGGVPAIAEVKFSLVSQRGCFGGCHFCAIVSHQGRIIQHRSKESLLREAERLIALPDFKGYIHDVGGPTANFYEPSCRAQLVRGTCRGKACLSPLCENLRADHREYLAILESLRTLPGVKKVFIRSGIRFDYLQQAHDDFLEVLCRHHISGQLRIAPEHVSRRVTRLMGKPGKSVYLRFVKAFEEMNRKLGKKQYLVPYFMSSHPGAHLEDAVELAEFIHERGYHPEQVQDFIPTPGTLSTCMYHTGINPLTGEKVYTAKKAEEKRMQRALLQYWLPENDAIVRKALHLAGRSDLIGYGKKCLLRPKRRETVEKTRRKRRKEKGI
- a CDS encoding helix-turn-helix domain-containing protein, which gives rise to MIGDLLRRERERQNLSIKDIEKATSIRALYIDAIEKGEYKTLPGEVYAKGFVRNYANYLKLNANEIVNAFNEEMHPQEEMQVAGSSSAEEARQEQSSEKNREEYRGPKITSLESYPMEKSSHGVRNALMVAVAVFVVAFAALIAFGGDEEPSAPAPRAKTQTQQGQKPGQKQTEAAPKAAADGVEVKLSFTDRCWTEVVVDGKTEFEGTAEKGKVLTLKGKDKVRITAGNAGALNYSLNGKDMGAIGQKGEVVEKTFTKENTAK
- a CDS encoding polyribonucleotide nucleotidyltransferase encodes the protein MQSFEMQVGGRPLIIEQGKMAKQANGSVLVRYGDTAVLVAATASAEPREGIDFFPLTVDFEEKMYAAGKIPGGFIKREGRPSESAILCSRLIDRPIRPLFPEGFRNDVQIIATVLCVDQDNAPEIAGMIGASCALCVSDIPFAGPIAGVKVGRVDGELVINPTEAQRAVSDLNLTVAGSHDAVMMVEAGANELPEEVILEAILFGHKEIQRIVEFQQEIAAACGKEKREVKLFLAPEELDRAIRDYASSRLDEAVRNPDKLDRDEHIAAIGAEVLEHFLADYPENAKEIAAVTHKIVKESVRRMITHEKIRPDGRALDEVRPVSCEVGLLPRTHGSGLFTRGQTQVLTITTLGSVGDEQIIDGLGPEQSKHYIHQYNFPGYSVGEARPARGPGRREIGHGALAERALLPMIPSLDEFPYTIRLVSEVLESNGSSSMGSVCGSTLSLMNAGVPIKRPVSGVAMGLVKDGDHYTILTDIQGMEDALGDMDFKVAGTEKGVTAIQMDIKIAGITRDILLSALSQAKRGRAFILEKMLAVIDKPAADLSPYAPRVTVMKIHVDKIREVIGSGGKTIKKIIDETGAQIDIQEDGTIFIAAADGEGAKKAQQIIEDIVRDVEVGAVYKGKVTRIMNFGAFVEILPGKEGLCHISQLARHRVAQVEDVVHEGDELEVKVVEIDKQGRVNLSHKVLL
- the rpsO gene encoding 30S ribosomal protein S15, which codes for MLTQEAKQKIIEENAVHEGDTGSPEVQIALLTARIVYLTEHLKEHKKDHHSRRGLLKMVGHRRRLLSYLYNSDIERYRAIIAKLNLRK
- a CDS encoding pyridoxamine kinase, yielding MERQKRVLAIHDISGVGKCSLTVALPIISAAGVECSVLPTAVLSTHTGGFTGFTYRDLTEDISPMVAHWQSLRLKFDGIYTGFLGSFEQIKLVGDAFSALADKDTLLVVDPVMADGGKLYSIFDETFPPAMKGLCSKADIILPNMTEAAFMLGEDYAEGPYTREYVEGLLRRLAKAIPVKHIVLTGVYFDDKELGAAVYDAAADNVCYVLGKNIPGSYHGTGDVFGSAFVGAAVGGKPIAEAARIAVDYTVECIAWTKEAGTDIRYGVNFERYLGDYSRKLGL
- a CDS encoding Txe/YoeB family addiction module toxin, which gives rise to MSNITFTEPAFAQYLYWQTQDKRTLKKINQLLQSIDRDGVLNGLGKPEVLKHLGGDFSRRIDEQNRLVYTVEGDNIIVKACKGHY
- a CDS encoding 3'-5' exonuclease — translated: MYGAAVPQKVFCEVIAMMNYIAIDFETATGSMNSACSVATVEVRDGQLKEGWTTLIQPPGLRFDSFNIGIHGISPKDVADAPTFAEVWEELKERLAGKIVVAHNASFDMGVLKASLLANRLQAPDFRTCCTVRIARKVWPALDDHKLNTVGVHLNINFRHHRALDDARTCAAIPLFAGMETGTDDIEELAQKIGVGIGHFGV